One Terriglobales bacterium genomic window carries:
- the pyrR gene encoding bifunctional pyr operon transcriptional regulator/uracil phosphoribosyltransferase PyrR, whose translation MRPPELREKAQLMSASEIERTLVRLAHEIVEKNAGVANLGLVGIRRRGVPLAERLARLIQRIERTRIPVGTLDITFYRDDLSTVGPKPVVQKTPMEFAVAGMDIILVDDVLYTGRTARAALDALFDHGRPRRVQLCVLIDRGHRELPIEATFVGRTTQTTAEELVEVRLKETDSTEKVLLLAGKPAERSTKKPGKPFADA comes from the coding sequence ATGCGACCGCCCGAACTGCGCGAAAAGGCGCAATTGATGTCCGCTTCGGAGATCGAGCGCACTCTGGTGCGTCTGGCGCACGAGATTGTGGAGAAGAACGCCGGGGTCGCCAACCTGGGTCTGGTGGGGATCCGGCGGCGGGGCGTGCCGCTGGCCGAGCGGCTGGCGCGGCTGATCCAGCGCATCGAGCGGACGCGCATCCCGGTGGGGACTCTGGACATCACGTTCTACCGCGACGACCTCTCCACCGTGGGACCGAAGCCCGTGGTGCAGAAGACGCCGATGGAGTTCGCGGTGGCGGGCATGGACATCATCCTGGTGGACGACGTGCTCTATACCGGCCGCACCGCGCGCGCCGCCCTCGACGCCCTCTTCGACCACGGACGCCCGCGGCGCGTGCAGCTCTGCGTGCTCATCGACCGCGGGCATCGCGAGCTTCCCATCGAAGCCACTTTTGTCGGCCGCACCACCCAGACCACCGCTGAAGAACTTGTCGAAGTGCGGCTCAAGGAGACTGACAGCACGGAAAAAGTCCTGCTTCTGGCCGGGAAGCCGGCCGAGCGCTCTACCAAGAAGCCGGGGAAACCCTTCGCCGACGCATGA
- a CDS encoding glycine C-acetyltransferase: MATTTARTNPLSYLSGELNNLKEKGTYFKLRVLEDEQAPLCTFDGKKVINLASNNYLGLTTHPKLREAALAATKKYGVGSGAVRTIAGTMTLHMQLEERIARFKRVEACVVFQSGFAANAGTVSAILGKDDFIISDELNHASIIDGARLSRAKILVFRHKDITHAEEQLASVKDQPGRKLLITDGVFSMDGDIGPLPPLCELAEKYGAIMMVDDAHASGVLGHNGRGTIDHFNVHGRVDVQVGTLSKAIGALGGYVCGTRDLIEFLYHRARPFLFSTSHPPAVAATCIAAFDVLENEPERIEKLWENTRFWKKELAALGFNIGGVTTPKSETPITPIIIGDGRLTMEFSRELFAEGVMGTGLAFPTVPEGKARIRTIVTATHTREELEQALEILKRVGKKKGILAH, encoded by the coding sequence ATGGCCACGACGACTGCGCGCACCAATCCTCTCTCCTATCTTTCCGGCGAGTTGAACAACCTGAAAGAAAAAGGCACCTACTTCAAGCTGCGCGTGCTCGAAGACGAGCAGGCGCCGCTGTGCACCTTTGACGGCAAGAAAGTCATCAACCTGGCGTCCAACAACTACCTGGGGCTGACCACGCACCCCAAGCTGCGGGAGGCGGCGCTCGCGGCGACCAAGAAGTACGGCGTGGGCTCGGGCGCGGTGCGCACCATCGCCGGCACCATGACGCTGCACATGCAACTGGAGGAGCGCATCGCGCGCTTCAAGCGCGTGGAAGCCTGCGTGGTCTTCCAATCGGGCTTCGCCGCCAACGCTGGTACGGTCTCCGCCATCCTGGGCAAGGACGACTTCATCATCTCCGACGAGCTCAACCACGCCTCCATCATCGACGGGGCGCGCCTCTCGCGCGCGAAGATCCTCGTCTTCCGCCACAAGGACATAACGCACGCCGAGGAGCAACTGGCCTCCGTCAAAGACCAGCCCGGGCGCAAGCTGCTCATCACCGACGGCGTCTTTTCCATGGACGGCGACATCGGGCCGCTGCCGCCTCTGTGCGAGCTGGCGGAGAAGTACGGCGCCATCATGATGGTGGACGACGCGCACGCCTCCGGGGTGTTGGGGCACAACGGCCGCGGCACCATCGACCACTTCAACGTCCACGGCCGCGTGGACGTGCAGGTGGGTACGCTCTCCAAAGCCATCGGAGCGCTGGGCGGATACGTCTGCGGCACGCGCGACCTCATCGAGTTCCTCTACCACCGCGCCCGGCCTTTCCTGTTCTCCACCTCGCATCCGCCGGCCGTGGCGGCCACCTGCATCGCGGCTTTTGATGTTCTGGAAAACGAGCCGGAGCGCATCGAGAAGCTGTGGGAGAACACGCGCTTCTGGAAGAAGGAGTTGGCAGCCCTGGGGTTCAACATCGGCGGGGTCACCACGCCCAAGAGCGAGACGCCGATCACGCCCATCATCATCGGCGACGGAAGGCTGACCATGGAGTTCTCGCGCGAGCTGTTCGCCGAGGGCGTGATGGGCACCGGTCTCGCCTTCCCCACCGTGCCCGAGGGCAAGGCGCGCATCCGCACCATCGTGACCGCCACCCACACGCGCGAGGAGCTGGAGCAGGCGCTGGAGATCCTGAAACGCGTAGGGAAGAAGAAAGGCATCCTGGCCCATTGA
- a CDS encoding DUF2085 domain-containing protein — MAPVLSAGGYGLTAFGILLFFSPVCHQDPARLFWIFGGPVAVCARCLGIYLGAAVGAWIPAPRRVLLAGLALFAALNLADVLTEAAAWHGNWKLTRLILGALLGLAAGSLVANSMKRDVFSASVTVR; from the coding sequence ATGGCGCCGGTCCTTTCTGCCGGCGGCTACGGCCTGACGGCTTTCGGGATTCTTCTCTTCTTCTCGCCGGTCTGCCATCAAGACCCGGCGCGGTTGTTCTGGATCTTTGGCGGGCCTGTCGCCGTTTGCGCACGCTGCCTGGGGATCTACCTGGGAGCGGCGGTGGGAGCGTGGATTCCGGCGCCTCGACGGGTGCTCCTAGCAGGATTGGCGCTGTTTGCGGCCCTCAACCTCGCGGACGTTTTGACGGAGGCCGCTGCGTGGCACGGGAATTGGAAGCTGACCCGGTTGATCTTGGGTGCGCTGCTGGGGCTTGCCGCCGGGTCCCTGGTCGCGAACTCGATGAAGCGCGATGTTTTCAGCGCCTCCGTGACTGTGCGGTGA
- a CDS encoding aspartate carbamoyltransferase catalytic subunit, which produces MKTKRRSLLDIESLATDEITALLRLARRMNPAKPRPLLRKKRVALLFYEASTRSRVSFEFAAKALGATTSVIHAEASSIEKGESLLDTGYTLRALGADLIVVRHPAAGAPHLMARHLDIPIINAGDGMHEHPSQALLDAFTILRHKRNLRGLRVVIVGDIYHSRVARSNVHLLSQFGAQVTLCGPVEMAPDVAATLAPRVRVTRHFEEALRGADVIMMLRVQKERLAGRQIKVGEYVAGYQLTSERLRLARRDALVMHPGPIIRGMELTAEVADGPQSVILEQVQNGVAVRMAILASSMGVAR; this is translated from the coding sequence ATGAAAACCAAGCGCCGCTCCCTTCTCGACATCGAATCGCTGGCGACGGACGAGATTACCGCGTTGCTGCGCCTGGCCCGGCGCATGAATCCCGCCAAGCCGCGGCCGCTCCTGCGCAAGAAGCGCGTGGCGCTGCTCTTCTACGAAGCCTCTACCCGCTCCCGGGTCTCGTTCGAGTTTGCCGCCAAGGCGCTGGGCGCGACCACCAGCGTCATCCACGCCGAGGCTTCCAGCATCGAGAAGGGCGAGTCGCTGCTCGATACCGGCTACACCCTGCGGGCGCTGGGCGCGGACTTGATCGTGGTTCGCCATCCCGCCGCCGGAGCGCCGCATCTGATGGCCCGCCACCTCGACATCCCGATCATCAATGCCGGCGACGGCATGCACGAGCATCCCTCCCAGGCGCTGCTCGACGCTTTTACCATCCTGCGGCATAAGAGGAATCTTCGCGGGCTGCGCGTGGTGATCGTGGGCGACATCTACCACAGCCGCGTGGCTCGATCGAACGTCCACCTGCTGAGCCAGTTCGGCGCTCAAGTCACTCTCTGCGGCCCGGTCGAGATGGCCCCGGACGTCGCCGCCACGCTCGCCCCCCGAGTCCGCGTCACGCGGCACTTCGAGGAAGCCCTGCGCGGCGCCGACGTGATCATGATGCTGCGGGTGCAGAAAGAGCGCCTGGCGGGACGGCAGATCAAGGTGGGCGAGTACGTCGCCGGCTATCAGCTCACCAGCGAGCGCCTGCGCTTGGCGCGGCGGGACGCCCTGGTGATGCATCCCGGACCCATTATCCGCGGCATGGAGCTGACCGCCGAGGTCGCGGATGGGCCGCAATCCGTGATCCTTGAGCAGGTGCAGAACGGTGTGGCGGTGCGCATGGCCATCCTCGCCAGTTCGATGGGAGTGGCGCGATGA
- a CDS encoding dihydroorotase, with the protein MTRDSKPVSWLLKGGRVIDPASRIDAEMDVLLRDGRVAEIAPRNKLRGSADETFNARGLIVAPGFIDLHVHLREPGQSHKETIATATAAAAAGGFTSVCAMPNTSPVNDSPEITTWMQDPARGAVVNVFPVAAATLGSKGEQLTDFRALQRAGAVALTDDGRPILGDELMRDVLHAAAALNLPVMQHAEDTRLSAGCSMNDGPTAFRLGLRGMSAESEAAIVDRDARLAQAAGAHLHVAHISTAQTIKAVRRGRRNRAHVTCEITPHHFALTDENVGDYNTHCKMNPPLRSADDREALLIALADGSIDAIATDHAPHAAHEKQVEFERAAFGVTGLETALGLAITKLQRERKIGLTRIIELLSTNPARIVGLKGRGSLARGSIADVTIFDPGVRWTFHAEKSRSKSRNTPFDGWQLTGRVVATIVGGHFVYRLD; encoded by the coding sequence ATGACCCGCGACAGCAAACCCGTGTCCTGGCTGCTGAAGGGCGGCCGCGTCATCGACCCTGCCTCGCGCATCGACGCGGAGATGGACGTGCTCCTGCGCGATGGCCGCGTCGCCGAGATCGCGCCGCGCAACAAGCTCCGCGGCTCGGCCGACGAGACCTTCAACGCCCGCGGCCTCATCGTCGCTCCCGGCTTCATCGACCTGCACGTTCACCTGCGCGAGCCCGGCCAGTCGCACAAGGAGACCATCGCTACCGCCACCGCCGCCGCCGCCGCCGGAGGCTTCACCTCCGTCTGCGCCATGCCCAACACCTCGCCGGTGAACGACTCCCCGGAAATCACCACCTGGATGCAGGACCCGGCGCGGGGCGCGGTGGTCAACGTCTTTCCCGTGGCCGCCGCCACTCTGGGCAGCAAGGGAGAGCAACTTACGGACTTCCGCGCGCTGCAGCGCGCCGGGGCAGTCGCCTTGACCGATGACGGTAGGCCCATCCTGGGCGACGAACTCATGCGCGACGTTCTGCACGCCGCGGCGGCGCTGAACCTTCCCGTCATGCAGCACGCAGAGGACACGCGGCTGAGCGCCGGCTGCTCCATGAACGATGGGCCGACGGCGTTCCGCCTGGGCTTGCGCGGCATGAGCGCGGAATCCGAGGCCGCCATCGTCGATCGCGACGCGCGGCTGGCGCAGGCCGCGGGAGCCCACCTGCACGTGGCCCACATCTCCACCGCTCAGACCATCAAGGCCGTCCGCCGCGGGCGCCGCAACCGCGCCCACGTCACCTGCGAGATCACACCCCACCACTTTGCGCTCACCGATGAGAACGTCGGCGACTACAACACCCACTGCAAGATGAACCCGCCGCTGCGCTCCGCCGACGACCGCGAGGCCCTGCTGATCGCGCTGGCCGACGGCTCGATCGACGCCATCGCCACCGACCACGCGCCCCACGCGGCGCACGAAAAGCAGGTGGAGTTCGAGCGCGCCGCCTTCGGCGTCACCGGGCTGGAAACGGCGCTGGGCCTGGCCATCACCAAGCTGCAGCGCGAGCGCAAGATCGGTTTGACCCGCATCATCGAACTGCTCTCCACCAATCCCGCGCGCATCGTCGGCCTAAAAGGACGCGGCAGCCTGGCACGCGGCTCCATCGCCGACGTCACCATTTTCGACCCCGGCGTCCGCTGGACCTTCCACGCGGAAAAGTCGCGCTCCAAGTCGCGCAATACTCCCTTCGACGGCTGGCAGCTCACCGGCAGAGTTGTGGCTACGATTGTGGGCGGGCACTTCGTTTACCGGCTGGACTGA
- a CDS encoding glycoside hydrolase family 3 N-terminal domain-containing protein, producing MFRRLLVLLLLLAPLAFPKDKYQQPGPVHLDHDGEKWAEKTLRKLTLEEKIGQMFMLRAPAEFLNLASPEYTQLRDSIQKYHVGGLLLTVRFEAPFLYRNPPYEAAMFANQLQGESELPLIVAADFERGLAMRFYSTTGFPHAMAFAATGKPEYAATLGRVTARESRAIGVEWGFFPVADVNSSPNNPIINTRAFSEDPQEAGTFAAAYIKAARENGLLTTAKHFPGHGDTDTDSHLSLARVTGDRARLDAVELVPFRKAIEAGVDSVMVAHLTVPALEPDPERIATTSPAVVTRLLRGQLGFRGVVVTDAMDMNALTRLFPAEPGKNASGRAAVEAVKAGNDVILLPADLDGSFNALLAAVQSGEISEERIDASVRRILRLKASVGLNKARLVDIGALSSIIARPENLAAAREVAETAVTLVRDNGQVLPLKHNGTPAPAGAYTTPGEGQKRLVAVLFTDDVRTEYGRVFEQELRARVPDARIFFVDPRSAAALGDSIANAVAQARAVVAAVYVTPSAGKKVQVQGVTTNSVSLDDATAALLNRILEQAAPLTVVVALGSPYVAAGFPQTQNYLCTFSGVPVSETAAVKALFGEIPIHGRLPVTIPGVAERGAGLDRPAQSTFLRHSQGGFHARPRTIP from the coding sequence GCTCGTCCTCCTGCTCCTGCTCGCGCCGCTGGCCTTTCCCAAAGACAAGTACCAGCAGCCCGGGCCCGTCCACCTCGACCATGACGGCGAGAAGTGGGCGGAGAAGACCCTGCGCAAGCTCACGCTCGAAGAAAAGATCGGGCAGATGTTCATGCTGCGCGCGCCGGCCGAGTTCCTGAACCTGGCCAGCCCGGAGTACACACAGCTCCGCGACAGCATCCAGAAGTACCACGTGGGCGGACTGCTGCTGACGGTGCGCTTCGAGGCTCCGTTCCTCTACCGCAATCCGCCTTACGAGGCGGCCATGTTCGCCAACCAGTTGCAGGGCGAGTCGGAGCTGCCGCTGATCGTGGCCGCCGACTTCGAGCGCGGCCTGGCCATGCGCTTCTACTCCACCACGGGATTTCCCCACGCCATGGCCTTCGCCGCCACCGGCAAGCCGGAGTACGCCGCGACGCTCGGCCGGGTGACGGCGCGGGAGTCGCGCGCCATTGGCGTGGAGTGGGGTTTCTTCCCGGTGGCGGACGTGAACTCTTCGCCGAACAATCCCATCATCAATACTCGCGCCTTCAGCGAGGACCCGCAGGAGGCCGGGACCTTCGCTGCCGCCTACATCAAGGCGGCGCGCGAGAACGGCCTGTTGACCACGGCCAAGCACTTCCCCGGACACGGCGACACCGATACCGACTCGCACCTCTCGCTGGCGCGGGTGACCGGCGACCGGGCGCGCCTGGACGCGGTGGAGCTGGTCCCGTTCCGCAAAGCGATTGAGGCCGGGGTGGATTCGGTGATGGTGGCGCACCTGACGGTGCCGGCGCTCGAGCCCGATCCCGAGCGCATCGCGACCACCTCGCCGGCGGTGGTGACACGGCTGCTGCGGGGTCAGCTCGGCTTCCGGGGAGTTGTCGTCACCGACGCCATGGACATGAACGCGCTCACCCGGCTCTTCCCCGCCGAGCCGGGAAAGAACGCGTCGGGGCGCGCGGCGGTGGAAGCGGTGAAGGCGGGCAACGACGTGATCCTGCTGCCCGCCGACCTCGATGGGTCGTTCAACGCGCTGCTGGCGGCGGTGCAGAGTGGCGAGATCTCGGAAGAGCGCATTGACGCCTCGGTCCGACGCATCCTGCGGCTGAAGGCCTCCGTGGGCCTCAACAAGGCGCGCCTGGTGGACATTGGAGCCCTTTCCAGCATCATCGCCCGGCCGGAGAATCTGGCCGCCGCGCGCGAGGTGGCCGAGACCGCCGTGACCCTGGTGCGCGACAACGGGCAGGTACTGCCGCTCAAACACAATGGAACCCCGGCTCCGGCCGGCGCGTATACCACACCAGGGGAAGGACAGAAACGCCTGGTGGCGGTGCTGTTCACCGACGACGTGCGCACGGAGTACGGGCGGGTATTCGAGCAGGAGCTGCGCGCGCGCGTTCCGGATGCCCGCATCTTTTTTGTCGATCCCCGCAGCGCCGCGGCCCTGGGGGATTCGATCGCCAACGCGGTTGCGCAGGCGCGCGCGGTGGTAGCGGCGGTGTACGTGACTCCCTCGGCAGGGAAAAAGGTCCAAGTGCAGGGCGTGACCACCAATTCGGTTTCTCTCGACGACGCAACCGCCGCCCTGCTCAACCGCATCCTCGAGCAGGCGGCGCCGCTGACGGTGGTGGTGGCGCTGGGCAGCCCATACGTTGCCGCCGGCTTTCCCCAGACCCAGAATTATCTCTGCACTTTTTCCGGGGTGCCGGTTTCGGAGACAGCGGCCGTGAAGGCGCTGTTTGGAGAGATCCCCATCCACGGGCGGCTGCCGGTAACCATTCCCGGCGTGGCCGAGCGCGGCGCCGGGCTCGACCGCCCGGCACAATCCACATTCTTGCGGCACTCTCAAGGAGGCTTTCATGCGAGACCAAGAACGATTCCATAG